The proteins below are encoded in one region of Aphelocoma coerulescens isolate FSJ_1873_10779 chromosome 4, UR_Acoe_1.0, whole genome shotgun sequence:
- the GAR1 gene encoding H/ACA ribonucleoprotein complex subunit 1 isoform X2 gives MSFRGRGGGGGRGGGFNRGGGGGDRGGFNRGGRGGFGRGGGRGGFNRGGYDQGPPERVVLLGEFMHPCEDDIVCKCKTEENKVPYFNAPVYLDNKEQIGKVDEIFGQLRDFYFSVKLSENMKASSFKKMQKFYIDPAKLLPLQRFLPRPPGEKGAPRGGGRGGRGGGRGGGRGGGRGGFGGGRGGGRGGGFRGGRGGGGGFRGGRGGGGGFRGRGH, from the exons ATGTCTTTTCGTGgaagaggaggtggaggaggaagaggaggtggcTTCAATCgtggaggaggtggtggtgaCAGAGGTGGCTTTAACCGTGGCGGACGAGGTGGCTTTGGACGGGGAGGTGGAAGAGGAGGCTTCAACAGAGGAGGATATGACCAGGGCCCTCCAGAAAGGGTAGTTT TGTTGGGAGAGTTCATGCATCCCTGTGAAGATGACATTGTTTGTAAatgtaaaacagaagaaaacaaggTGCCTTATTTCAATGCCCCAGTGTACTTGGATAATAAGGAGCAGATTGGCAAAGTGGATGAAATCTTTGGACAGCTGAGAGACTTT TATTTTTCAGTGAAGCTGTCCGAGAACATGAAAGCCTCTTCATTTAAAAAGATGCAAAAG TTTTACATTGATCCAGCAAAGCTGCTACCCCTTCAGAGATTTTTACCAAGGCCCCCTGGAGAAAAAGGTGCTCCCAGAGGAGGTGGTAGAGGAGGACGTGGTGGTGGACGTGGGGGAGGAAGAGGCGGTGGTAGAG gaggatttggaggaggcagaggtggaggaagaggaggaggtttcAGAGGAGgtagaggtggaggaggaggattcagaggaggaagaggtggtggaggaggctTTCGGG GGAGAGGACATTAA
- the GAR1 gene encoding H/ACA ribonucleoprotein complex subunit 1 isoform X1 yields MSFRGRGGGGGRGGGFNRGGGGGDRGGFNRGGRGGFGRGGGRGGFNRGGYDQGPPERVVLLGEFMHPCEDDIVCKCKTEENKVPYFNAPVYLDNKEQIGKVDEIFGQLRDFYFSVKLSENMKASSFKKMQKFYIDPAKLLPLQRFLPRPPGEKGAPRGGGRGGRGGGRGGGRGGGRGKITRMKTAECWIYLRCHGLFWSFVLWTVCVGVFFFFKAAGKYLNINICIAKKNVIHVSV; encoded by the exons ATGTCTTTTCGTGgaagaggaggtggaggaggaagaggaggtggcTTCAATCgtggaggaggtggtggtgaCAGAGGTGGCTTTAACCGTGGCGGACGAGGTGGCTTTGGACGGGGAGGTGGAAGAGGAGGCTTCAACAGAGGAGGATATGACCAGGGCCCTCCAGAAAGGGTAGTTT TGTTGGGAGAGTTCATGCATCCCTGTGAAGATGACATTGTTTGTAAatgtaaaacagaagaaaacaaggTGCCTTATTTCAATGCCCCAGTGTACTTGGATAATAAGGAGCAGATTGGCAAAGTGGATGAAATCTTTGGACAGCTGAGAGACTTT TATTTTTCAGTGAAGCTGTCCGAGAACATGAAAGCCTCTTCATTTAAAAAGATGCAAAAG TTTTACATTGATCCAGCAAAGCTGCTACCCCTTCAGAGATTTTTACCAAGGCCCCCTGGAGAAAAAGGTGCTCCCAGAGGAGGTGGTAGAGGAGGACGTGGTGGTGGACGTGGGGGAGGAAGAGGCGGTGGTAGAGGTAAGATCACAAGAATGAAAACTGCAGAATGTTGGATTTATTTGAGGTGCCATGGGTTATTCTGGTCATTTGTGTTGTGGACTGTTTGTGttggtgtcttttttttttttaaagctgctggTAAGTACTTGAATATCAACATCTgtattgcaaagaaaaatgttattcaTGTTTCTGTTTGA
- the RRH gene encoding visual pigment-like receptor peropsin, translating into MHWNDSSNSSESDNEAHSAFTQTEHNIVAAYLITAGVISIFSNIVVLGIFVKYKELRTATNTIIINLAFTDIGVSGIGYPMSAASDLHGSWKFGYTGCQIYAALNIFFGMASIGLLTVVAVDRYLTICRPNIGRRMTTRSYATLILAAWINAVFWASMPVAGWASYAPDPTGATCTVNWRKNDASFISYTMSVIAVNFVVPLTVMFYCYYNVSRTMKQCASSNCLESINIDWSDQVDVTKMSVVMILMFLVAWSPYSIVCLWSSFGDPKKISPAMAIIAPLFAKSSTFYNPCIYVIANKKFRRAILAMVRCQTRQEITINNALPMSVSQRALTSQNSSHLPA; encoded by the exons ATGCATTGGAATGACTCATCCAATTCCTCAGAAAGTGACAATGAAGCTCATTCAGCCTTCACACAGACTGAGCACAACATAGTTGCAGCTTACTTAATAACAGCAG GAGTGATAAGCATTTTCAGTAACATTGTTGTGTTAGGCATCTTTGTTAAGTACAAAGAGCTTCGGACAGCAACCAACACAATTATTATCAACTTGGCTTTTACTGACATTGGTGTTAGTGGCATTGGTTACCCCATGTCTGCTGCCTCAGACCTGCATGGAAGCTGGAAATTTGGATATACTGGATGCCAG atCTATGCTGCCTTAAATATCTTTTTTGGGATGGCGAGTATTGGTTTGCTGACTGTTGTTGCAGTTGACCGTTACCTGACCATCTGCAGGCCTAATATAG GAAGAAGAATGACCACCCGTAGCTATGCCACTCTGATCCTTGCTGCTTGGATAAATGCAGTCTTCTGGGCTTCCATGCCTGTTGCAGGCTGGGCCAGCTATGCTCCAGATCCCACTGGAGCAACGTGCACAGTAAATTGGAGGAAAAATGATGC GTCCTTTATTTCCTACACAATGAGTGTAATTGCTGTTAATTTTGTTGTACCCTTAACAGTCATGTTTTACTGTTATTACAATGTTTCCCGGACGATGAAACAATGTGCCAGCAGTAACTGCCTGGAGAGCATTAACATAGATTGGTCTGACCAAGTAGATGTGACAAAG ATGTCTGTTGTGATGATTTTAATGTTCTTGGTGGCATGGTCTCCATATTCCATTGTGTGTTTGTGGTCTTCCTTTGGAGACCCAAAGAAAATTTCTCCTGCAATGGCTATCATAGCTCCTCTCTTTGCAAAATCTTCCACATTCTATAATCCCTGCATTTATGTCATTGCAAACAAAAA GTTTCGGAGGGCAATCCTGGCAATGGTGCGATGTCAGACAAGACAAGAGATAACCATAAACAATGCTTTGCCCATGAGTGTATCTCAACGTGCACTGACATCGCAGAACTCCAGTCATTTGCCTGCATAA
- the LRIT3 gene encoding leucine-rich repeat, immunoglobulin-like domain and transmembrane domain-containing protein 3 isoform X2: protein MYLFIYFYLLVSFFEEVHGFCPSQCTCVYHGRSDGTGTRSVLCNDPDMYEIPVNIPVDTVKLRIEKTVIRRIPTEAFYYLVDLKYLWVTYNCVANIDISSFYNLKQLHELRLDGNLLSTFPWESLAEMPNLRTLDLHNNKVTSIPADAGRYLRNLTYLDLSSNKLTTLPSDLMDIWPPFSGAVMSKNTDILVTQRVILGFQDNPWFCDCRISKLIEFSKIVDTSVVLLDPLVSCSGPENLAGILFQRAELEQCLKPSVMTSATKITSPLGSNVLLRCDATGYPTPQLTWTRSDNIPVNYTVIQETPGEGVRWSIISLTGISYKDAGEYRCKAKNLAGMSEAAVTVTVVGVVTTTLSPQKYGRKPEAERQNTTQEESKQEPERTTTPLPTKPTTTALVSTERSTSMTFTDKKQSRLMLDGRKISKAVTNGNKKQTGDLSKKGKDTSLNTAGVAEQNVTVKDLRVISETDERVTLTWNTVSATGNSAVTVLYSKYGEKDMLPLSTDSNKNKVTIDGLQPSTQYMACVSPKGVPPTKEQCVVFSTDGLTDESSSQFSILIVASSAACVVILPLIFFLLYKVLKLHLRPKSAKEAELAKETYVQFETVSLKPRTLTAGDQLWARRYTDESERLLLCSRSSMDSQMTFRSEGSRSEYLC from the exons ATGTATCTGTTTATTTACTTCTACCTCCTAGTGAGTTTTTTTGAAGAAGTTCATGGCTTTTGCCCTTCACAATGCACTTGCGTTTACCATGGCAGAAGCGATGGCACTGGAACAAG GTCTGTACTCTGTAATGACCCTGACATGTATGAGATCCCTGTGAATATTCCTGTGGATACTGTAAAACTTCGTATAGAGAAAACTGTCATACGAAGGATTCCAACTGAAGCCTTTTACTACTTGGTAGATCTCAAATACCTGTGGGTCACTTACAACTGTGTGGCCAACATTGATATCAGCAGCTTCTATAACTTGAAACAACTGCATGAGCTGAGGCTGGATGGTAATCTGCTTTCAACTTTCCCTTGGGAATCCCTGGCAGAGATGCCCAACTTACGGACTCTTGATCTGCACAACAACAAAGTGACCAGCATTCCCGCTGATGCTGGCCGCTACCTGAGAAACCTCACCTACCTGGACCTATCCAGCAACAAGCTGACCACCTTGCCATCAGACCTCATGGACATTTGGCCCCCCTTCTCAGGAGCTGTCATGTCCAAGAACACAGACATTCTGGTGACGCAGAGAGTAATTTTGG gTTTTCAGGACAACCCATGGTTTTGTGACTGTCGCATTTCAAAGCTAATTGAATTTTCCAAAATTGTGGACACCTCTGTTGTACTTCTTGATCCATTGGTTTCATGTAGTGGTCCTGAGAACCTGGCAGGAATCTTGTTCCAGAGAGCTGAGTTAGAGCAGTGTCTTAAACCATCTGTGATGACCTCAGCAACAAAAATCACCTCACCACTGGGCAGCAACGTCCTGCTACGCTGTGACGCCACGGGGTACCCAACACCACAGCTCACTTGGACTAGGTCAGACAATATTCCAGTGAACTATACAG TAATTCAAGAAACTCCTGGAGAAGGTGTCAGATGGTCCATAATAAGCTTGACAGGAATTTCATACAAGGACGCAGGAGAATACAGATGTAAAGCCAAGAACTTGGCAGGAATGTCAGAAGCTGCTGTGACTGTCACAGTGGTTGGTGTAGTTACTACAACTCTGTCACCACAGAAGTATGGAAGgaagccagaggctgagagGCAGAATACAACTCAGGAGGAATCCAAGCAGGAACCCGAGAGGACAACCACACCTCTTCCCACCAAACCGACCACCACAGCTCTGGTTAGCACTGAAAGATCAACCAGCATGACATTTACTGACAAAAAGCAATCCAGGCTCATGTTAGATGGAAGGAAAATTTCAAAGGCAGTGACAAATGGGAACAAAAAGCAGACTGGAGATTTAAGCAAGAAAGGTAAGGATACTTCATTAAATACAGCAGGTGTGGCTGAGCAAAATGTTACTGTGAAGGACCTAAGAGTAATCAGTGAAACTGATGAAAGGGTGACCTTAACTTGGAACACTGTCAGTGCCACAGGCAATTCTGCTGTGACTGTGTTATACTCCAAGTATGGTGAGAAAGATATGTTGCCTCTCAGCACTGATTCTAACAAAAACAAAGTCACAATTGATGGTTTGCAACCTAGTACTCAGTATATGGCATGTGTCTCACCCAAAGGTGTGCCACCTACAAAAGAGCAGTGTGTTGTTTTCTCCACTGATGGGTTAACTGATGAAAGCAGCTCTCAGTTTTCTATTCTGATAGTGGCCAGCAGTGCAGCATGCGTGGTTATTTTACCTCTGATATTTTTCTTACTCTACAAAGTTTTAAAACTTCATTTAAGACCAAAATCTGCAAAGGAAGCTGAACTTGCAAAAGAGACCTATGTGCAATTTGAAACAGTGTCACTGAAGCCCCGAACACTGACTGCAGGAGACCAGCTCTGGGCACGAAGGTACACAGATGAGTCAGAAAGACTTCTCCTTTGCTCTAGGTCAAGCATGGATTCTCAAATGACCTTCAGAAGTGAGGGCTCCAGGTCTGAGTATCTGTGTTGA
- the LRIT3 gene encoding leucine-rich repeat, immunoglobulin-like domain and transmembrane domain-containing protein 3 isoform X1 yields the protein MYEIPVNIPVDTVKLRIEKTVIRRIPTEAFYYLVDLKYLWVTYNCVANIDISSFYNLKQLHELRLDGNLLSTFPWESLAEMPNLRTLDLHNNKVTSIPADAGRYLRNLTYLDLSSNKLTTLPSDLMDIWPPFSGAVMSKNTDILVTQRVILGFQDNPWFCDCRISKLIEFSKIVDTSVVLLDPLVSCSGPENLAGILFQRAELEQCLKPSVMTSATKITSPLGSNVLLRCDATGYPTPQLTWTRSDNIPVNYTVIQETPGEGVRWSIISLTGISYKDAGEYRCKAKNLAGMSEAAVTVTVVGVVTTTLSPQKYGRKPEAERQNTTQEESKQEPERTTTPLPTKPTTTALVSTERSTSMTFTDKKQSRLMLDGRKISKAVTNGNKKQTGDLSKKGKDTSLNTAGVAEQNVTVKDLRVISETDERVTLTWNTVSATGNSAVTVLYSKYGEKDMLPLSTDSNKNKVTIDGLQPSTQYMACVSPKGVPPTKEQCVVFSTDGLTDESSSQFSILIVASSAACVVILPLIFFLLYKVLKLHLRPKSAKEAELAKETYVQFETVSLKPRTLTAGDQLWARRYTDESERLLLCSRSSMDSQMTFRSEGSRSEYLC from the exons ATGTATGAGATCCCTGTGAATATTCCTGTGGATACTGTAAAACTTCGTATAGAGAAAACTGTCATACGAAGGATTCCAACTGAAGCCTTTTACTACTTGGTAGATCTCAAATACCTGTGGGTCACTTACAACTGTGTGGCCAACATTGATATCAGCAGCTTCTATAACTTGAAACAACTGCATGAGCTGAGGCTGGATGGTAATCTGCTTTCAACTTTCCCTTGGGAATCCCTGGCAGAGATGCCCAACTTACGGACTCTTGATCTGCACAACAACAAAGTGACCAGCATTCCCGCTGATGCTGGCCGCTACCTGAGAAACCTCACCTACCTGGACCTATCCAGCAACAAGCTGACCACCTTGCCATCAGACCTCATGGACATTTGGCCCCCCTTCTCAGGAGCTGTCATGTCCAAGAACACAGACATTCTGGTGACGCAGAGAGTAATTTTGG gTTTTCAGGACAACCCATGGTTTTGTGACTGTCGCATTTCAAAGCTAATTGAATTTTCCAAAATTGTGGACACCTCTGTTGTACTTCTTGATCCATTGGTTTCATGTAGTGGTCCTGAGAACCTGGCAGGAATCTTGTTCCAGAGAGCTGAGTTAGAGCAGTGTCTTAAACCATCTGTGATGACCTCAGCAACAAAAATCACCTCACCACTGGGCAGCAACGTCCTGCTACGCTGTGACGCCACGGGGTACCCAACACCACAGCTCACTTGGACTAGGTCAGACAATATTCCAGTGAACTATACAG TAATTCAAGAAACTCCTGGAGAAGGTGTCAGATGGTCCATAATAAGCTTGACAGGAATTTCATACAAGGACGCAGGAGAATACAGATGTAAAGCCAAGAACTTGGCAGGAATGTCAGAAGCTGCTGTGACTGTCACAGTGGTTGGTGTAGTTACTACAACTCTGTCACCACAGAAGTATGGAAGgaagccagaggctgagagGCAGAATACAACTCAGGAGGAATCCAAGCAGGAACCCGAGAGGACAACCACACCTCTTCCCACCAAACCGACCACCACAGCTCTGGTTAGCACTGAAAGATCAACCAGCATGACATTTACTGACAAAAAGCAATCCAGGCTCATGTTAGATGGAAGGAAAATTTCAAAGGCAGTGACAAATGGGAACAAAAAGCAGACTGGAGATTTAAGCAAGAAAGGTAAGGATACTTCATTAAATACAGCAGGTGTGGCTGAGCAAAATGTTACTGTGAAGGACCTAAGAGTAATCAGTGAAACTGATGAAAGGGTGACCTTAACTTGGAACACTGTCAGTGCCACAGGCAATTCTGCTGTGACTGTGTTATACTCCAAGTATGGTGAGAAAGATATGTTGCCTCTCAGCACTGATTCTAACAAAAACAAAGTCACAATTGATGGTTTGCAACCTAGTACTCAGTATATGGCATGTGTCTCACCCAAAGGTGTGCCACCTACAAAAGAGCAGTGTGTTGTTTTCTCCACTGATGGGTTAACTGATGAAAGCAGCTCTCAGTTTTCTATTCTGATAGTGGCCAGCAGTGCAGCATGCGTGGTTATTTTACCTCTGATATTTTTCTTACTCTACAAAGTTTTAAAACTTCATTTAAGACCAAAATCTGCAAAGGAAGCTGAACTTGCAAAAGAGACCTATGTGCAATTTGAAACAGTGTCACTGAAGCCCCGAACACTGACTGCAGGAGACCAGCTCTGGGCACGAAGGTACACAGATGAGTCAGAAAGACTTCTCCTTTGCTCTAGGTCAAGCATGGATTCTCAAATGACCTTCAGAAGTGAGGGCTCCAGGTCTGAGTATCTGTGTTGA